The Coffea arabica cultivar ET-39 chromosome 9c, Coffea Arabica ET-39 HiFi, whole genome shotgun sequence nucleotide sequence TATCAATACTtacaatttctaacaaaaatgagaaaaaaattatatttgtaaactaatttctaactaattaaaaaaaaatcaaattgatcttactcaaatacatcaccctaatcaaattatattaataaatatatattttaaattattaattcatttatatccggatccgggttgaaatactatattccgtatctgactctttttttgtttgataaaatggatcGGGATCCGGATTTGGGTAACAGAATTAAATCTCTATCCGTATCCAAAATAATTTGATAGATCCGATCCAGATTCGGGTCTAGACCCAGACGGTTAGACAGGCCTAGTAAAACATACCATGTAACACAAAACTAACCAATCTTTCCTTGGTCACTTGTCCCGTTGCTTCGTTGTCAAAGAGGTGGGCGTAATACCTAACTCGTTAACCTATTGAATGAGACAGATTGAAGAAGTCCTTCCCTGTGTAGCTAAGTGAAAACTGCACATAGAAATTATTTGACAACTGCCAGTCTTTTGTAAGTTAAAGTGGCATACATTTCTGTAACTATTTTTACCTATACATACAGAGCTGACTATTGACCccccaaaaagaaaataaaaaatcctCTTGTGGGTCTCATTGTTCTTGCATGATGTTTGCCTTAAAAATGAGTGGTGGTGGGTGCAATGTCAATTGTATCCCTTGGTCAATGTCCATTAAATAATGCACTACAGAAAAATGTTGAGAAAGattaaacaaaatacaaaataaataagGCTCGTTTAGCTTGTGTATTTTCACTCTTAACTTTGgtgttttgaaaaataattccaATAAAAAgcagaagatttttttttatttattttttacttctaCGGTGTAATAGACCAGACATTTATAGTTTACCGTCGAAATGAATGGCCGTCATTTTCAAGTGCCGCCCCTTTTGGAGTTGCATAAGATACACATGCTGATTATTAGTAGTACATTCGAAGCCTATACAATATCGACAGCCTCACGAGGCCAAGATGTATTGAATCATTCAACGACAGTCTTCAAAAGTTGCCCTGTCTGTCAATTTTTTCTAATAgaataaaattaattacaaaGTGAGTTAGTAATTGACTCTAGCATTTGCTGCTAATTACAAGTTTTGGTTATCTGGAATGACAAGGGAATGAATGATATATAGGAATATTTTTTTTGAGTGGCTCAAAGCTCGTTTAGATTGTTATTTTctaaagtttttattgaaaaatgtacTGCAGATATATATGAGGTAAagaatgattgaaaaatatatttaccaaaaatttaaaattttttgaagaaaaactgCAATTCAAAGAAGTTCTAAATTACTGTGTACAAGTTAGAAGTTATAATTAGCGATAAAATGGGgtcttttttgtaaaaaatttttaGTCAAACATGATAATTAACAAAATTGCACATCAAGTTAATAAAGAATTGCTCTCATCCTAATCGTACTTTTGAATGATAAATCCTATCATTTATTCTTTTCTCTTCTGCTACCAGATAATTCATAATATACAAGTTACTTGTGAGCTGCataaaatttttggaatcaCGATCCAAAGTTGTTTTCGAATCCTTTGGATAATTGATATCAgttgatttatttttttggacCTGTTTCCAAGTAGGACACCCGAACGTGGATCAGATTAAGTAAGCTGGCCCTATGTATACAGCCCAAGAaagcagcctttttttttttttttttcttttttcctcttttctcatCTATAGGATAAACATGTCCTTTTAAGCCATTTCATTTCCCTATAGTTCTCTCTTGTATGGTATAGAAGAGTATTCTTGaccagtaaaaaaaaaaaaactttttactTTATTAATACATGGAATTTTAAAGTAAAAACTCAAATGAGATAAAAATTACaagatattctttttttttttcaagtaaaaGTCATGAATGGATCGTAGTACAAAAtatataaccaaaaaaaaaaatcaagaaattattAGACAAAAAAGGACCGTTGACAATTATCAACAACAGTTGCTTTGAGTCAATTGATTATTTAAGATTCGACCACAATATCATGCTTTATTTGGTATGACCTCCTATTCTTTGGTCCTTATCCTCAAAGTCATGTTGGCCAAGGAATGGCCTCTGTATGATTCCAATTTTGCCGGAGGTCCCTGAAGCGACTTCACCAAGGAAATCACTTCTCGAAGCCTTGAATGAAATCCAATCTTGATGCATCTCCTCCAGCAACCTGCCCCACGAGTTGAAAAGTTGCTATTGACTTGACTTTCCGAATTTTCATTGTAGGCTGATATTTAAAGTAGCCATTTGACTTGTCATTGGCTCATTAATTCAGTTATGATTAGTATCCAGCTTAAAAATCTAGTCCAAATGCCAACCCCAAAATATATGGCCTGTCATCAAAAGGTAACTGATATTTAAAACGGCTGATATGGTGGTGGAAGAACAAAAAAACACAACATAAACAAATTGCTCAGAAGTATAGTTTGCTTCTGAAGTATTTTTCTGTGTTCACGTTCTTGCTCGTCGTCCTGATTTCAGACGGGACGACGGGTGAAGAACTTCCGTTCTAACAACTAATTGTCTCTTTTTAGGCACCATAATAGCTTGCATGCAATGGCCTTGTTCTCggtttattattttaattgattagcTTTTGCATTCTGATTGTAGATTTTTtactgataaaaaaaattaaaatctgtTTTGCTGATTCTGATTATTCTCAATAATCAGTTTCTTATCAGATTTTGCAAAAATCCCGAGAACAAGGCCAATAATGTCTCCACTTCCGTTCCAGCTCCTGGAACTGAATGTAATATCGGCTCAGGATCTGGCACCTGTGTCCCAAAATTTACGTACATATGCAGTCGCATGGATGAATCCTGAGAGAAAACTGCGTACAAGAGTAGATCAACAAGGCAAAACCAATCCCACCTGGAACGATAAATTTGTGTTTCGTGTGGATGAAAAGTTTCTAGATTCAGAAACCTCATCGGTCATGATCGAAGTTTATGCTATAGGGTGGCTACGTGACACCCCTGTTGGATCAGTAAGAGTGCTGATCAGCAACCTCATTCCTCAGAATGTCCGAAAGACGAATAATTCGCAAAGGCGTTTTGTTGCTCTTCAGATTCGACGTCCATCAGGTCGTCCACAAGGGATTTTGAACATGGGCGTCACGCTTCTGGATAACAACATGAAAAGCATGCCTTTGTATTCAGAGCTCAGTGCATCTGCTGTGGGGTTTCAGGACCTGATGGGCGTAAAAAAGTACAAACAACGGAAGAATGAGAAGAATGGTAATGGTAATTCCGatcagaaagaagaaaagataaaGCTGAGGCGAACGCAAAGTGATTGCACAGAGGttaaagaaaagggaaacaaatgGAAGGGTAACGGAGAAGGCTCAGTATACAACAGTTCCGTAGTCAATGGCCCTACAAGGGGTGGTTCCTCATTGAATGGACCAAATTTGAATGGTTCTGAAATTGGGGTTGCCAAAAATGGATCAATGTGCAATTCTGACGTGGGGCCATCGCCTTCTGTGGTGGCTGCAGCTGTAGCCAGGGGATTGTATCCGACGCCATTGCCGAAGCCTCATGATCCAGGGAGTTCTATCCTAGGAGATTGGACAGCGGATGATGCAAGTGTTGAAGGGCTAAAATCGAAGATTGATCGATGGAAAATGGAGCTTCCTGGGAAATGTGACAAGACTCCTAATAGTTACCAGAAAATTCCGAAGGAAAAGGAACGAAAACAACATTGGAGAAGGCGGAAAAGTGCTAATGAAGGCAGCGGAAGGTTTTCGTGCTTTGGAGCTGCATGTGGATGTGAGTTTACTATTGTATGTGGAGCTAATAATGGTGGTAGGAGGAGTAGATCCCGGTCGAGGAGTAGCAGTAAGCATTTGGCCAATTCAGAGTTAGATTCTCAGTTAGTTTCACAACATGGGATCCAGTGAATTCGACCAATTTACTTTTTCACCGGATGGATGGGGGAATTATCTCCAATGGTTCATGGTGAAGATGTTCCCACATTAGAGCCTCCACAGTCGTCATGAGGTTGTAATCATCTCAAACAATTGATTTTGAAGATGTAGCCTCCAATGCTATCAATCTGATTCATtgttatatgtatttatatatggAGAAATGCAAATACTGTAGATGTTTGATTCGGCGGACCATCAGGCGCAGGAGGTGGTCCGCATGAGTCCCCAAGAGCAAAGATGAGGAGTTGATGGATGGCTCCCACTTATGCTCATTACTCCCGGGAGTTGCTACTCTCCTAACAAGAaaatgatgatgtaggtgtgtACTATGACTTGAAATGATTGTCTGGTCGTCATGTACTACAATATTAGGTTTTTGTTAGTTCCTGCTGTGATGAAACTAAATTGTATGTAGCAAAGTTCGTGTATCCAATTCATGTTTGGATTTGATACCTAAGTATTGAAATACACAAATCTTCTTGATTTCCTTGCAGCAGTAAGCTTAAAAGAAGTCTCttatattgcatttttcttccttgaagaagaaaaatctgcgtttgaaaattttcttcttcctgTTTTGGTAAAGAATAAAAGAGAAACTTGGCATCTGTTTATTCTTTTGTAGAAAAAGTAAGGACCGTGCCAACAATTGTCAGGAAATTATTCCAACATGCACGGATAATTGCTACGCCAACTCGAGAGAGTGATAAGGGTCCAATATATAGTGTGCAATCAGGCTGATTAAGGTTTCTATGCCAGGACAGTAACATAAAATGTCTGTGAACATCCAAAATTTGCACGCTCTAGAAGTTACCTTTGCAGAAGAACTAACAGAACTGAAAAGATTTAGATGTATTTTAGTGTTTTTGGAGAAGTAGCAAAGGCTTCAGCCAGGGAAATAATTCTGATATGGGCTTGAGAAAAAAGACCAAGAATAGAAGTAATTGCACGAACAACATAACTTGACAGTGTTTTAGGTCTTTTAGCTTGCATCTTCCCTTGAGCAAGCATGGAAACAAAAGAAGGCAAGGAGCAAACTAATGTAAGCCAACCCTTTCTCTTAGCAAATGCTTGATTCAACTCTCACTAAACCTTCCTGCTCCCTACAATGTATAGACAGAAACCATCCATGTCATTTGTAGCTAttttttaaatgagaaaacttaATGAAAATGACAAACACTTAAAAGCACATCAGTCATGTGACTACCAACAACATTggaattagaaaagaaaaaaaaaaaaaaaaaagaacacttAACAAGAGTAATGTATAGGCCTCGCAGAATTATACATGTTTTTAGAGTAAGGCCATTGGTAGGACAGGTTCAATAAATTGGGTATTCATTATACAAAATTTTGTAGGCTGCAAATTACATCCTTGACTCTTTTCCTTTCATTGAGACGACATACACATTTCCCCTTGTTCTTCCACATCTCCTGATGAGGCAAAATTGTATACTTGTGCACATAATTCTTAGCCTTTCTTGCCTAAGCTGAATTTGTCTCACTCCCAAGAATCCTCTTCTTTTGGGATCTGTTCTTAATAATATTATGCGGCTTATTTCCATGATTACTTGCTCCACAGACAATGGTGAACTCAAAACCGTAAGCATTtccaaaacaagaaaacaagccTCCATCTGAATGTCTTCGTCCATGTCTTCTGCCATCTGATCTAGATCTCTCAaatttcccttcatgctttggTGGAAGTGAAACCTCCTTCCTCAATTTTCCCATACCTGAATTCAACCCCTTTGCAGTAGCTTCCTCAACTGTCATTTCTTCCACTATGGAGTTCCCAATCTCTTTTCCTTCAGCTGATTCTACTTTTGCAGCCTGTCGCATTGGCCCCTTTCTTTCTGCCATGGGTGGAAGTGATTTCCTTGCTATTTCTGCAGCCACAATTGATGCTGATGGTCCAACATCAGAACATAATTCTGATCCATTTCCTGTCGAACCATTGAGCAACGATCCATTTCCATACACCAGAGAACCATTGCATATGGAGCCTGCTTTTAATGGAAACTCTTCATTAAACTCGCTCCCCAAGCTATATGATCGCCATAGATGGATTTTCTCATTCATTTGATCATTATTCTCCTCAGTAACAATCTCCCCATCTTTTTGTTGCGCGCTCATACTATTCAGTTTCTTGACTAAAGCGTCTTGATAATCCCTGACTGAAGGATTCATTTCTCTACGTAGAGGCATGCTTCTGTTTGCAGCATCCATTAGAGCTACGCCCATATTCAGCATTCCCTGAGGATTCCCTGAAGGCCGACGAATCTGAAGAGCAAGGTATCTTGTATGATTCCTGGCACAAGGGGTAATGAGATCGCTTATGAGTACGCGAACCGTGCCTACAAGCAAATCTCTAAACCACGAAACCGTGTAGATTTCAACCGTGATTGCAGCCTGATCAGATGAGAGGAATTCTGAATCTACGCGAAATGCAAACCTCTCATTCCATAAAGGATTTGTATGCCTTTGTTGATCGACGGAGGTTGTGAGCTTTCGGGAAGGATGAATCCAGGTTATTGCATATGTTCGCATTGATTTGGAGATGGGGGCCAAGTCTTGGGCGGATATCAAACTGATGTTTAGGACATAGAAATCAGGAGGTTGTAAGCTGATGTCTGAGTCGGTGATGGTGGATGAGGTGGTCGGAGTAGGAATTGTTGGGTCCATTTCACCATCCACCTCCCTGAACACGACGGGCCAGGTTTGACATTCACGCAGGAAGAGAGACTGTCGAGGTGGTGGTGTTGTATTGAAGATGCATGGTCGAGAGCTGTTAGAGAAGTTGGTTTTAGTTGATGCTTCTGGTCCACTATTTTCTTTAACTTTTGTTATGGTCTGAAAAGTTTCCTGCTAATTCCATAAATTTCCCCTGagatttttgataatttcacttagcacctttaacattttaaaatttcACTTATCACtcctattttcaaatttttataacaTTGACAACCCAATTCAAATTATATGATTAAAATACTCAttttagaataaaaataatttctttCCAATAATGCCTTTCATTgccttaattttttaaattgtaaGTATGGTAATCATATGTTAAAAATAAGGACAAAAAAGTATGACgatgttctttttttaaaagaagAACATATAATAATTGCAACCATAAACAATATACTATTTTAAAGtacaaataaataataaatttttgtttAACATGTTTTCAaattataaagtaatttttttcttttaatgtttGTCTATTTGGTACTCTAAGGTCACATAGTAAGACATAAACCCGatattgttgttttttttttattttttgacaaaaatgtaGATTTCTGCTACAAAAGTGTTGCAATTTAGGAGgctatttataatttaaaaacttcaGTGTTTGTCCAACCTTTATTTATTCATATGTTTATCACATGCCCTTAAATTATCAAATGAGaaaattctttctttttatgtaaaatattttgattGAATCTAATGAATTTTATGAACTGTTGAGaatctttaatttttatttatttgaatatATGGCTTGAAAATTtaggaaaggggaaaaattttaaattacatTTAGAATTTATTTGAGTTGTTTAGAAGATAAAAAAAAGGTTATTTTTCACATCTTTACAATATTTTAAATAGTAAGGTATAAGTgtctaaaaatttttataattcaCGGTATGTGACAATGTGAGTTGTAATTCATGGTCTGTGACATCAGAGAG carries:
- the LOC140014243 gene encoding uncharacterized protein, coding for MSPLPFQLLELNVISAQDLAPVSQNLRTYAVAWMNPERKLRTRVDQQGKTNPTWNDKFVFRVDEKFLDSETSSVMIEVYAIGWLRDTPVGSVRVLISNLIPQNVRKTNNSQRRFVALQIRRPSGRPQGILNMGVTLLDNNMKSMPLYSELSASAVGFQDLMGVKKYKQRKNEKNGNGNSDQKEEKIKLRRTQSDCTEVKEKGNKWKGNGEGSVYNSSVVNGPTRGGSSLNGPNLNGSEIGVAKNGSMCNSDVGPSPSVVAAAVARGLYPTPLPKPHDPGSSILGDWTADDASVEGLKSKIDRWKMELPGKCDKTPNSYQKIPKEKERKQHWRRRKSANEGSGRFSCFGAACGCEFTIVCGANNGGRRSRSRSRSSNLSNFPSCFGGSETSFLNFPIPEFNPFAVASSTVISSTMEFPISFPSADSTFAACRIGPFLSAMGGSDFLAISAATIDADGPTSEHNSDPFPHPLELRPYSAFPEDSLKADESEEQAGRDELIHLPFLPNRFALPKMSLDYVPFKLLEINILSAQDLPAVSKMLRTFAVAWIGPDQKLSTRIDHQGHTNPTWNYKLVFRVDKKFLRNESSAITIEIYNVAWLRDLPIGTTHLFINHISPPLMPNSPTMRSVALHIRRPSGHLQGILHVGVNLIDNGISDSPLRSEISAFAYENQVMVRNDHQNVQEESVIENAQENIEHKDFQIQDQPSVSQKALSNDDVVSSNEGSNDLKNQMQLKLRTRSMASTNLSLGTVMHPLPSEVADNLKKGFYTTDADDYGSSIFENWSEPSHRLSLRSKNVEWPSEEQIPLKKDHEGHKLKKHHKGHKTDDQEGHKAVRPKRRRPSDGGGLFSCFLKGFEFTFVCGSKNMTKEREKIRRHHKLHVDHAEENMHRFYI